The following are from one region of the Cloacibacterium normanense genome:
- a CDS encoding sensor histidine kinase encodes MRNNFISKINNWFVFVLLTIIVAGLAVSSNFLINHLRKKETDRIKSLATAVKYLQDNNVDSRLNDLSLNVIDENKDIPIIITDKNRNLIESKNIDEEILNNPEKLKQKIDEMDDKYPPFEIQLPNFNNQFVFYDNSDLLNYLRYYPYALGLFIGLYLLFSFWFLRTIKKSDESMLWAGLAKETAHQIGTPLSSMIGWVEVMKLDANRNDDGLREINKDINRLKTISERFSKIGSVPELNDLNLKETVQQNFDYLKSRISRKVNFELKVPAREILIPHNRILMSWVIENLVKNAVDAMRGEGKLEISLYSKNNYVLIDVKDSGSGMTNTQMRSAFKPGYSTKKRGWGLGLSLAKRVINEYHNGDIKIAESEVGKGTTFRIVLKA; translated from the coding sequence TTGAGAAACAACTTTATTTCTAAGATAAACAACTGGTTTGTGTTTGTGCTATTAACGATAATAGTTGCAGGATTGGCTGTTTCTTCTAATTTCTTAATCAATCATCTTAGGAAAAAAGAAACCGACAGGATAAAATCGCTTGCTACTGCGGTAAAATATCTTCAAGACAATAATGTAGATTCTCGATTGAATGACTTGTCACTCAATGTTATCGACGAAAATAAAGACATTCCCATCATTATTACCGATAAAAATAGAAATCTGATTGAAAGTAAAAACATCGACGAAGAAATCTTAAACAATCCCGAAAAACTGAAACAGAAAATAGACGAAATGGATGATAAATATCCTCCATTTGAAATTCAGTTGCCCAATTTTAATAACCAATTCGTGTTTTACGACAACTCAGATTTACTCAATTATTTGCGTTATTATCCTTATGCATTAGGTTTGTTTATTGGCTTGTATCTTTTATTTTCTTTTTGGTTTTTGCGCACCATCAAAAAATCAGATGAATCCATGTTGTGGGCTGGTTTAGCTAAAGAAACTGCTCACCAAATCGGAACTCCGCTTTCTTCTATGATTGGTTGGGTAGAAGTGATGAAACTCGATGCCAATAGAAATGACGATGGTTTACGGGAAATCAATAAAGATATCAATCGTTTAAAAACCATTTCTGAGCGTTTTTCGAAAATTGGTTCGGTTCCAGAATTGAATGACTTGAATTTAAAGGAAACGGTTCAACAAAACTTTGATTATTTGAAATCTAGAATTTCCAGAAAAGTGAATTTTGAACTCAAAGTTCCCGCAAGAGAAATATTGATTCCTCACAATAGAATTTTGATGAGTTGGGTGATTGAAAACCTTGTGAAAAATGCGGTAGATGCGATGAGAGGAGAGGGAAAACTGGAAATTTCTCTTTATTCTAAAAATAATTACGTTTTAATAGATGTAAAAGATTCTGGCTCTGGAATGACCAATACGCAAATGAGAAGTGCTTTCAAGCCAGGTTATTCTACTAAAAAAAGAGGTTGGGGTCTCGGTTTGTCTTTGGCAAAACGTGTCATCAACGAATATCACAATGGTGACATCAAAATAGCAGAATCCGAAGTAGGAAAGGGAACTACTTTTAGAATTGTGCTGAAAGCGTAG